In one window of Mus pahari chromosome 3, PAHARI_EIJ_v1.1, whole genome shotgun sequence DNA:
- the Rabepk gene encoding rab9 effector protein with kelch motifs isoform X2, with product MKQLPILEPGDKPRKATWYTLTCPGDRPCPRVGHSCSYFPPVGEAESGKVFIVGGANPNQSFSDVHTMDLGTHQWDTATREGLLPRYEHASFLPSCSPHSIWVFGGADQSGNRNCLQVMSPAWTWSTPEVTGSPPSPRTFHTSSAAIGNQLYVFGGGERGAQPVEDVKLHVFDANTLTWSQPETHGSPPSPRHGHVMVAVGTKLFIHGGLAGDKFFDDLHCIDIGDMSWQKLGPTGAAPVGCAAHAAVAVGHHVYMFGGMTATGALNTMYRYHTEKQHWTILQFDTSLPAGRLDHSMCVIPWPVTSTSENEDSDSVILTVQAKKGDAAEKAEAQSRGPHEESPTTVLLCFVFGGMNTEGEIYDDCLVTVVD from the exons ATGAAGCAACTGCCCATCTTGGAGCCTGGAGACAAGCCCAGGAAAGCTACCTG GTACACTTTGACTTGCCCTGGAGACAGGCCCTGCCCTCGAGTTGGTCACAGCTGCTCATATTTCCCCCCAGTTGGCGAGGCCGAGAGCGGGAAGGTCTTCATTGTCGGGGGAGCAAATCCAAACCAAAGTTTCTCAGATGTACACACCATGGACTTGG GAACACACCAGTGGGACACGGCCACCAGGGAGGGCCTCTTGCCTCGGTATGAGCATGccagcttccttccctcctgctctCCTCACAGCATCTGGGTGTTTGGAGGTGCAGATCAGTCAGGAAATCGCAACTGTCTGCAAGTCATGAGTCCTG CCTGGACGTGGAGCACACCAGAAGTGACTGGCTCCCCACCATCCCCAAGAACATTCCACACATCGTCCGCAGCTATCGGAAACCAACTATACGTctttgggggaggagagagaggtgccCAGCCCGTGGAGGACGTGAAGTTGCATGTATTTGACGCAA ACACTCTGACGTGGTCTCAGCCGGAGACGCATGGAAGTCCTCCGTCTCCTCGGCATGGCCATGTGATGGTGGCAGTGGGCACAAAACTCTTCATCCACGGGGGATTGGCAGGGGACAAGTTCTTTGATGATCTCCATTGCATTGATATAG GTGACATGAGCTGGCAGAAGCTTGGTCCCACCGGGGCTGCTCCAGTCGGCTGTGCTGCCCATGCCGCGGTCGCTGTGGGACaccatgtgtatatgtttggggGTATGACAGCCACTGGAGCACTGAACACGATGTACAGGTATCACACAG AAAAGCAGCACTGGACCATACTTCAGTTTGACACCTCCCTACCCGCTGGACGACTGGACCACTCCATGTGTGTCATCCCATGGCCAGTGACATCTACCTCTGAGAATGAAGACTCAGATTCTGTCATTCTAACAGTCCAAGCTAAGAAAGGGGACGCTGCTGAGAAAGCAGAGGCCCAGAGTAGAGGGCCACATGAGGAGAGCCCAACTACTGTGTTGCTCTGTTTTGTGTTCGGTGGGATGAATACAGAAGGGGAGATCTATGACGACTGTCTCGTAACTGTAGTGGACTAA
- the Hspa5 gene encoding endoplasmic reticulum chaperone BiP → MKFTVVAAALLLLGAVRAEEEDKKEDVGTVVGIDLGTTYSCVGVFKNGRVEIIANDQGNRITPSYVAFTPEGERLIGDAAKNQLTSNPENTVFDAKRLIGRTWNDPSVQQDIKFLPFKVVEKKTKPYIQVDIGGGQTKTFAPEEISAMVLTKMKETAEAYLGKKVTHAVVTVPAYFNDAQRQATKDAGTIAGLNVMRIINEPTAAAIAYGLDKREGEKNILVFDLGGGTFDVSLLTIDNGVFEVVATNGDTHLGGEDFDQRVMEHFIKLYKKKTGKDVRKDNRAVQKLRREVEKAKRALSSQHQARIEIESFFEGEDFSETLTRAKFEELNMDLFRSTMKPVQKVLEDSDLKKSDIDEIVLVGGSTRIPKIQQLVKEFFNGKEPSRGINPDEAVAYGAAVQAGVLSGDQDTGDLVLLDVCPLTLGIETVGGVMTKLIPRNTVVPTKKSQIFSTASDNQPTVTIKVYEGERPLTKDNHLLGTFDLTGIPPAPRGVPQIEVTFEIDVNGILRVTAEDKGTGNKNKITITNDQNRLTPEEIERMVNDAEKFAEEDKKLKERIDTRNELESYAYSLKNQIGDKEKLGGKLSSEDKETMEKAVEEKIEWLESHQDADIEDFKAKKKELEEIVQPIISKLYGSGGPPPTGEEDTSEKDEL, encoded by the exons ATGAAGTTCACTGTGGTGGCGGCGGCGTTGCTGCTGCTGGGCGCGGTGCGGGCCgaggaggaggacaagaaggAGGACGTGGGCACGGTGGTCGGCATCGACTTGGGGACCACCTATTCCTG CGTCGGTGTGTTCAAGAACGGCCGCGTGGAGATCATAGCCAACGATCAGGGCAACCGCATCACGCCGTCGTATGTGGCCTTCACGCCTGAAGGGGAGCGTCTGATTGGCGATGCGGCCAAGAACCAACTCACGTCCAACCCCGAGAACACGGTCTTCGACGCCAAGCGCCTCATCGGACGCACTTGGAATGACCCTTCGGTGCAGCAGGACATCAAGTTCTTGCCATTCAAG GTGgttgaaaagaaaactaaaccgTACATTCAAGTTGATATTGGAGGTGGACAAACCAAGACATTTGCCCCAGAAGAAATTTCTGCGATGGTTCTCACTAAAATGAAGGAGACTGCTGAGGCGTATTTGGGAAAGAAG GTTACCCATGCAGTTGTTACTGTACCAGCTTACTTCAATGATGCCCAGCGGCAAGCAACCAAAGATGCTGGCACTATTGCTGGACTGAATGTCATGAGGATCATCAATGAGCC TACAGCAGCTGCTATTGCATATGGCCTGgataagagagagggagagaagaacatCCTTGTGTTTGACCTGGGTGGTGGAACCTTCGATGTGTCTCTTCTCACCATTGACAATGGTGTCTTTGAAGTGGTGGCCACTAATGGAGATACTCATCTGGGTGGGGAAGACTTTGATCAGCGGGTCATGGAACACTTCATCAAGCTGTACAAAAAGAAAACTGGTAAAGATGTTAGAAAAGACAACAGAGCTGTGCAGAAACTCCGGCGTGAGGTAGAAAAGGCTAAGAGAGCCTTGTCTTCTCAGCATCAAGCAAGGATTGAAATTGAGTCCTTCTTTGAAGGAGAAGACTTCTCAGAGACCCTTACTCGGGCCAAATTTGAAGAGCTGAACATG gaCCTGTTCCGCTCTACCATGAAGCCTGTCCAGAAAGTGTTGGAAGACTCTGATCTGAAGAAATCTGATATTGATGAAATTGTTCTGGTTGGTGGATCTACTCGAATTCCAAAGATTCAGCAACTGGTGAAAGAGTTCTTCAATGGCAAGGAGCCGTCCCGTGGCATAAACCCTGATGAGGCTGTAGCCTATGGTGCTGCTGTCCAGGCTGGTGTCCTCTCTGGTGATCAAGATACAG GTGATCTGGTACTGCTTGATGTTTGTCCCCTTACACTTGGTATTGAAACTGTGGGAGGTGTCATGACAAAACTGATTCCAAGGAACACTGTGGTACCCACCAAGAAATCTCAGATCTTCTCCACAGCTTCCGATAATCAGCCAACTGTAACAATCAAGGTCTATGAAG GTGAACGACCCCTAACAAAAGACAATCATCTTCTGGGAACATTTGATCTGACTGGAATTCCTCCTGCTCCCCGCGGAGTTCCCCAAATTGAAGTCACCTTTGAGATAGATGTTAATGGTATTCTTCGAGTGACAGCTGAAGACAAAGgtacaggaaacaaaaacaaaatcacaattaCCAATGACCAAAACCGCCTGACACCTGAAGAAATTGAAAGGATGGTTAATGATGCTGAGAAGTTTGCTGAGGAAGACAAAAAGCTCAAAGAGCGCATTGACACCAGGAATGAATTGGAAAGCTATGCTTACTCTCTCAAGAACCAGATTGGAGATAAAGAAAAGCTGGGAGGCAAACTTTCTTCTGAAGATAAAGAAACCATGGAAAAAGCTGTAGAGGAAAAGATTGAATGGCTGGAAAGCCACCAGGATGCAGACATTGAAGACTTTAAAGCTAAAAAGAAGGAACTAGAAGAAATTGTTCAGCCAATTATCAGCAAACTCTATGGAAGTGGAGGCCCTCCCCCAACTGGTGAAGAGGATACATCAGAAAAAGATGAGTTGTAG
- the Rabepk gene encoding rab9 effector protein with kelch motifs isoform X1: MKQLPILEPGDKPRKATWYTLTCPGDRPCPRVGHSCSYFPPVGEAESGKVFIVGGANPNQSFSDVHTMDLGTHQWDTATREGLLPRYEHASFLPSCSPHSIWVFGGADQSGNRNCLQVMSPEAWTWSTPEVTGSPPSPRTFHTSSAAIGNQLYVFGGGERGAQPVEDVKLHVFDANTLTWSQPETHGSPPSPRHGHVMVAVGTKLFIHGGLAGDKFFDDLHCIDIGDMSWQKLGPTGAAPVGCAAHAAVAVGHHVYMFGGMTATGALNTMYRYHTEKQHWTILQFDTSLPAGRLDHSMCVIPWPVTSTSENEDSDSVILTVQAKKGDAAEKAEAQSRGPHEESPTTVLLCFVFGGMNTEGEIYDDCLVTVVD; encoded by the exons ATGAAGCAACTGCCCATCTTGGAGCCTGGAGACAAGCCCAGGAAAGCTACCTG GTACACTTTGACTTGCCCTGGAGACAGGCCCTGCCCTCGAGTTGGTCACAGCTGCTCATATTTCCCCCCAGTTGGCGAGGCCGAGAGCGGGAAGGTCTTCATTGTCGGGGGAGCAAATCCAAACCAAAGTTTCTCAGATGTACACACCATGGACTTGG GAACACACCAGTGGGACACGGCCACCAGGGAGGGCCTCTTGCCTCGGTATGAGCATGccagcttccttccctcctgctctCCTCACAGCATCTGGGTGTTTGGAGGTGCAGATCAGTCAGGAAATCGCAACTGTCTGCAAGTCATGAGTCCTG AAGCCTGGACGTGGAGCACACCAGAAGTGACTGGCTCCCCACCATCCCCAAGAACATTCCACACATCGTCCGCAGCTATCGGAAACCAACTATACGTctttgggggaggagagagaggtgccCAGCCCGTGGAGGACGTGAAGTTGCATGTATTTGACGCAA ACACTCTGACGTGGTCTCAGCCGGAGACGCATGGAAGTCCTCCGTCTCCTCGGCATGGCCATGTGATGGTGGCAGTGGGCACAAAACTCTTCATCCACGGGGGATTGGCAGGGGACAAGTTCTTTGATGATCTCCATTGCATTGATATAG GTGACATGAGCTGGCAGAAGCTTGGTCCCACCGGGGCTGCTCCAGTCGGCTGTGCTGCCCATGCCGCGGTCGCTGTGGGACaccatgtgtatatgtttggggGTATGACAGCCACTGGAGCACTGAACACGATGTACAGGTATCACACAG AAAAGCAGCACTGGACCATACTTCAGTTTGACACCTCCCTACCCGCTGGACGACTGGACCACTCCATGTGTGTCATCCCATGGCCAGTGACATCTACCTCTGAGAATGAAGACTCAGATTCTGTCATTCTAACAGTCCAAGCTAAGAAAGGGGACGCTGCTGAGAAAGCAGAGGCCCAGAGTAGAGGGCCACATGAGGAGAGCCCAACTACTGTGTTGCTCTGTTTTGTGTTCGGTGGGATGAATACAGAAGGGGAGATCTATGACGACTGTCTCGTAACTGTAGTGGACTAA